The following coding sequences are from one Schizosaccharomyces osmophilus chromosome 1, complete sequence window:
- the dsc4 gene encoding Golgi Dsc E3 ligase complex subunit Dsc4, whose product MNTIVLDHRGEFLSFFRCLDMLCYAIIIQQYYQDPVIFLLLFKIFVQLSYLTPKPFLQFSSFPLFYPLLISFAISLFSRFLFSLPIPGESLDGYLYGGSIINFIGEKAVSSYSSLILSDFFLFLLQIFMALALVSVNQKDLRAFLNRNSDGTDRPPLGQAPSVERDSDRNEQQSLDDGQRHTLLRNQTEVERQQLFTRFSQSIRSLRNGMSAYPFANSIPLARSSAGCSIVPTIEIKKSDWKHLFWKVDPLSEFSSLNASQGNDSAHLASFPSASNS is encoded by the exons ATGAATACGATCGTGCTTGACCATCGGGGAGAGTTTCTAAGCTTCTTTCGATGTCTCGATATGCTTTGCTATGCTATCATAATTCAGCAGTATTATCAAGA TCCTGTAATCTTCCTCTTACtatttaaaatatttgtGCAACTG AGTTACCTAACTCCAAAACcatttttgcaattttcGTCGTTTCCTCTGTTTTACCCTTTATTGATCAGTTTTGCCATATCGTTATTCTCCCGATTCCTCTTTAGTCTTCCTATTCCTGGGGAAAGTTTAGATGGGTACTTGTATGGAGGCTCAATTATTAATTTCATTGGAGAGAAGGctgtttcttcttattCTTCCTTGATTTTATCTgacttctttttatttctccTTCAAATATTTATGGCCCTAGCATTGGTATCTGTAAACCAAAAGGATCTCAGGGCCTTCCTTAACCGAAATTCAGATGGAACAGACCGGCCACCATTAGGGCAAGCTCCTTCTGTAGAACGCGACAGCGACCGGAATGAACAGCAATCTCTGGACGATGGACAAAGACATACACTGTTACGGAATCAAACCGAGGTGGAACGCCAGCAGTTATTTACTAGATTTTCTCAATCGATTCGCAGTCTGCGAAACGGAATGTCCGCTTATCCTTTTGCAAACTCGATTCCGTTAGCTAGGTCGAGTGCTGGTTGTTCTATAGTTCCTACCAtcgaaataaaaaagagtgACTGGAAGCATTTATTTTGGAAGGTAGACCCTCTTTCagaattttcttccttgaaCGCCTCTCAAGGAAACGACTCAGCCCATCTAGCCTCGTTCCCTTCTGCAAGCAACTCTTGA
- the fet5 gene encoding putative GTPase with a role in RNA polymerase localization, with protein sequence MVKVAAFACGVASSGKSTFCGSLISYMKSIGRSCHLVNLDPAAENFDWEPTVDIRDLISLEDVMDELDYGPNGGLIYCFEFLMENLDWLNEELGDYDEDYLIFDMPGQIELYTHVPILPTLIRHLQMTLNYRPCALYLLESQFLVDRAKFFAGVLSAMSAMVMLEIPHLNLLSKMDLLKDNSSISRADLKRFLNTDPLLLVGEINEKMNPKFHELNQCIVQLIDDFNMVNFIPLESHNEESVEKVLSYIDDATQWHEDQEPRDPDGIEPDDIEPGTAGMDDE encoded by the coding sequence ATGGTTAAAGTAGCTGCTTTTGCGTGTGGTGTGGCGAGTAGCGGAAAAAGTACGTTTTGCGGGTCTCTGATCTCGTATATGAAAAGCATCGGACGGTCGTGTCATTTGGTGAATCTGGATCCAGCTGCAGAAAACTTTGACTGGGAGCCTACAGTCGACATTCGCGACTTGATTAGTTTGGAAGATGTAATGGATGAATTGGACTACGGACCTAACGGTGGTTTGATTTACTGCTTTGAATTCTTGATGGAAAATTTGGATTGGTTGAACGAAGAGCTGGGTGACTATGATGAGGactatttaatttttgataTGCCGGGACAAATTGAATTGTACACTCATGTACCTATTTTGCCGACATTGATAAGACACTTACAAATGACCTTGAATTATCGACCATGTGCACTGTATCTGCTGGAAAGTCAGTTCCTAGTTGACCGAGCCAAATTTTTCGCCGGTGTCCTTAGTGCTATGAGTGCTATGGTTATGCTCGAAATTCCCCACCTCAACTTGCTCAGTAAAATGGATTTACTAAAGGACAATAGCAGTATTAGCCGTGCTGACCTGAAACGGTTTTTGAATACGGATCCTCTCTTGTTGGTTGGTgaaattaatgaaaaaatgaatccCAAATTTCACGAGTTGAATCAATGTATCGTGCAGTTGATTGATGACTTTAATATGGTAAACTTTATCCCCTTAGAAAGCCATAATGAGGAAAGTGTAGAAAAAGTTCTTAGTTATATTGACGATGCTACGCAATGGCATGAGGATCAAGAGCCTCGTGATCCCGATGGAATTGAACCAGACGATATTGAACCAGGGACAGCAGGCATGGATGATGAATAG
- the new13 gene encoding conserved fungal protein of unknown function, whose product MGQILSICQKEPKKPGVEVQQPSRLEKPIHSHVQKPPRAITNSGSKLAESPVVSNTADLPPAEAARLAAEKRSEIHKEKTKTRLPKTTFY is encoded by the exons atggGTCAAATTTTGTCGATTTGCCAAAAGGAACCTAAAAAACCAGGCGTAGAGGTTCAGCAACCCTCGAGATTAGAGAAACCAATACATAGCCATGTGCAAAAACCACCTAGAGCTATAACGAATTCTGGAAGTAAATTAGCAGAATCACCCGTTGTCTCTAATACTGCTGATTTACCACCTGCCGAGGCTGCTAGGTTAGCAGCAGAA aaaagaagtGAAATccacaaagaaaaaacgaaaacacGCCTTCCTAAGACTACGTTTTATTAG
- the spt20 gene encoding SAGA complex subunit Spt20: MDEEKKGKQFWYRFQGHEYGDEELKTYDKQKERSSEIEPLTKLTPYLDSLNVPRKSEEIRKKYQNEEPSLVLHIHKYHFRFEQQDGAFTYNGPVKTILHYIRMELIPPDCLEVFQNSNIKFYDGCLTVRIVDHRHSTSNDSSQSQSSTTASSLKAPPPPPSPSYLPKNATNAETAMQPAMPASTQASSSPPVHYTVLRPTPETLYQDLCLLNESLAGQLSDDNILDLESKILVASEPPLILTPAASKPQMIHVLNELADAPPPLKRKRQQGSAQLAGEEAERLEKENLLLLMDDQRNHDFQPTFQRLQFIENVRRKRAILQQRQQLQQQQQQATRQEAPTSQLARQQLQQQQQQQQLQQQLKQRRSTPKTQRQAPPPNIHIPPVQPSMPKQALPATIPPSMTQKAPTGPFPSSTGPTPADPPAVKREQVMDMNRIRQLAILFQQKAAQMKARGMSREQITELLNQQAAVAGTDLPTIMTVARNIHLQQLQLQQQQQQQMKAERP; this comes from the exons AtggatgaagaaaagaagggaaAACAATTTTGGTATAGGTTTCAGGGTCACGAATACGgagatgaagaattgaagacgtatgataaacaaaaggaaagatcCTCAGAAATTGAGCCTTTAACTAAGTTGACACCTTATTTGGATTCATTGAATG TTCCCAGAAAATCCGAagaaattagaaaaaaatatcaaaatgAAGAACCAAGTTTGGTATTGCATATTCACAAGTATCATTTTCGGTTTGAACAACAAGATGGAGCATTCACGTACAATGGGCCGGTGAAGACTATCCTACATTACATACGAATGGAATTGATACCACCGGATTGTCTTGAAGTGTTTCAAAACTCAAATATAAAGTTTTACGATGGTTGCTTAACTGTTCGAATCGTCGATCATCGACATAGCACCTCCAACGATTCGAGTCAATCACAATCTTCCACCACAGCCTCATCTTTAAAAGCTCCGCCTCCTCCGCCTTCTCCTTCTTACCTACCAAAAAATGCAACAAATGCAGAAACAGCTATGCAGCCTGCCATGCCTGCTTCCACACAAGCATCCTCGTCTCCACCAGTCCATTACACCGTGCTGCGTCCTACACCGGAGACACTTTACCAGGATTTGTGCTTGCTGAACGAAAGTTTGGCTGGACAGTTATCAGATGATAACATTCTGGATCTGGAGTCCAAAATCTTGGTTGCTTCCGAGCCGCCACTGATTTTAACTCCAGCTGCCTCGAAGCCACAAATGATCCATGTATTAAATGAGCTGGCTGATGCTCCTCCaccattgaaaagaaagcgcCAGCAAGGATCTGCTCAACTTGCCGGCGAAGAAGCCGAACgacttgaaaaagaaaacttgcttttgcttatgGATGACCAAAGGAATCACGATTTCCAACCTACTTTCCAAAGACTACAATTCATAGAAAATGTCCGCAGAAAGCGTGCCATTCTGCAGCAACGTCAGCAATTGCAGCAGCAACAGCAACAAGCGACGCGACAGGAAGCCCCTACATCTCAGCTTGCTAGACAGCAGTTGCAACAACAGCAACAGCAGCAACAACTACAACAACAATTGAAACAGAGAAGATCAACGCCGAAAACTCAGCGTCAAGCACCTCCCCCTAATATACATATTCCTCCTGTTCAGCCATCCATGCCAAAGCAAGCGCTTCCAGCGACTATTCCTCCCTCGATGACACAAAAAGCACCTACTG GCccctttccttcttccacTGGTCCAACACCAGCAGATCCTCCTGCCGTCAAGCGGGAGCAAGTCATGGATATGAATCGTATTCGACAGTTAGCTATTCTCTTTCAGCAAAAAGCTGCTCAAATGAAGGCACGGGGAATGAGTCGCGAACAAATCACAGAATTACTGAATCAGCAGGCAGCTGTAGCTGGAACTGATTTACCCACTATAATGACAGTTGCTAGGAACATACACCTACAACAACTTCAATTACAGCAACAACAGCAGCAGCAAATGAAAGCTGAACGACCATGA